The following coding sequences are from one Gossypium hirsutum isolate 1008001.06 chromosome A12, Gossypium_hirsutum_v2.1, whole genome shotgun sequence window:
- the LOC107930990 gene encoding cytochrome P450 76T24, producing the protein MSNFYDKVTGKGWLRRHDGVAAFTVTEVAATLTVATLVIIFFSWLVKKLIIKTKPSLPLPPGPIGWPILGHLLFIKPDFLQYVTKQSQIHGPIIKLQLGRKVYIIISSPSIAKQILKDHDAIFANRDIPVAAIKGTFGGLDIVWRSNGPELHKLRKLVVSEIMSNKSLDACYEFRRREIQYMVKNIHGKIGSPINLSEQIFLTAFNVTINMLWGGSLNGEESNLGLEFRDQFKEFVKLMVEPNISDMFPMLRPFDLQGIESKAKKHISWLYGFFELVIEQRKLGEGPNMADSKDFLQQLLELNQTGDVKTSLSMKEINAMLLNIVTGATDTTFTTIEWAMTELLRHPNKLQRVVEELDAIIGDQNIVEEFHLPRLLYLEAVVKETLRIHPPAPLLMPHMSSETTIIAGYTIPKNSNIYFNVWAIQRDAEFWEDPLQFEPERFLNVIEKRNYKGNSFDFFPFGSGRRICVGISMAEKIIMLMLATLLHCFEWELPNGRKPDVKEKLHLLLSKVEPLVVVPISRSSKWRHCG; encoded by the exons ATGTCGAACTTCTACGACAAGGTTACTGGCAAAGGTTGGTTGCGCCGCCACGACGGAGTGGCTGCGTTCACCGTCACTGAAGTGGCAGCCACTCTCACAGTGGCGACACTAGTAATTATCTTTTTTTCATGGTTGGTTAAGAAACTCATCATCAAAACCAAGCCGTCGCTGCCACTGCCACCAGGCCCGATAGGCTGGCCGATACTCGGCCACCTCCTTTTCATCAAACCCGATTTCCTCCAATACGTAACCAAGCAATCCCAAATCCACGGCCCTATCATCAAGCTTCAGCTGGGAAGAAAAGTTTACATCATCATAAGCTCACCATCAATTGCAAAACAAATCCTCAAAGACCACGACGCCATCTTCGCCAACCGCGACATTCCGGTTGCGGCCATAAAAGGAACCTTCGGCGGACTCGACATTGTGTGGAGATCCAACGGCCCAGAGTTACACAAGCTACGGAAGCTCGTCGTAAGTGAAATCATGAGCAACAAAAGCCTCGATGCTTGCTACGAGTTCCGCCGACGAGAGATCCAATATATGGTGAAGAATATCCATGGGAAAATCGGGTCACCCATTAACCTCAGTGAACAAATATTCTTAACAGCGTTCAACGTTACAATTAACATGCTATGGGGTGGTTCGCTGAACGGAGAAGAATCGAACCTTGGGCTTGAATTTAGGGATCAATTCAAGGAATTTGTGAAATTGATGGTAGAACCCAACATTTCTGATATGTTCCCGATGCTTAGGCCATTCGATTTACAAGGAATTGAATCCAAGGCCAAAAAGCATATTTCATGGTTATATGGGTTTTTCGAATTGGTGATAGAGCAACGAAAGCTCGGAGAGGGACCAAACATGGCTGATAGTAAGGATTTTTTGCAGCAATTGTTGGAGCTGAACCAAACAGGAGATGTCAAAACTTCATTATCCATGAAGGAAATAAACGCTATGCTGCTG AATATTGTAACCGGCGCTACGGACACAACATTTACAACAATAGAATGGGCGATGACAGAATTACTACGACACCcaaataaattgcaaagagtaGTTGAGGAATTGGATGCAATAATCGGTGACCAAAACATCGTTGAAGAGTTTCATCTTCCTCGCTTACTCTATTTAGAAGCTGTGGTGAAAGAGACGTTACGAATTCACCCACCGGCTCCTTTGCTAATGCCACACATGTCGAGTGAGACCACTATCATAGCCGGTTACACTATCCCTAAAAATTCCAATATTTACTTCAACGTGTGGGCAATACAAAGAGACGCCGAGTTCTGGGAAGACCCACTTCAATTCGAGCCGGAAAGGTTTTTGAATGTCATTGAGAAAAGGAATTATAAGGGAAATAGTTTCGATTTTTTCCCGTTTGGATCGGGGAGGAGGATTTGTGTTGGGATTTCAATGGCAGAGAAAATTATTATGCTGATGTTGGCGACGTTGTTGCATTGTTTTGAATGGGAATTGCCAAACGGGCGAAAACCTGATGTGAAAGAGAAGCTACATTTGTTATTGTCAAAGGTAGAGCCGCTTGTTGTCGTGCCTATTTCACGTTCCTCTAAGTGGCGACATTGTGGTTAA